Proteins found in one Arthrobacter sp. U41 genomic segment:
- the trpA gene encoding tryptophan synthase subunit alpha, producing the protein MSHVQDPGTARTASKSAAAIDRAKAQGRAALIGYLPAGYPSVADTIAAGIALAENGADLIEIGIPYSDPVMDGPVIQAATTEALAKGFHVQQVFDVVRGITSKTDAAVLVMTYWNPVVRMGVDEFSRQLAEAGGAGLITPDLIPDEASEWMAASDKYGLDRVFLVAPSSSPERMKRTVEASRGFVYAVSIMGVTGARTSVSSAARDVVAAAHAAGAERVCVGLGVSNADQVHEIAAYADGVIVGTALVVAIGDGGVDAVASLTKDLSTGLTREEA; encoded by the coding sequence GTGAGCCACGTCCAGGACCCGGGTACCGCCCGGACCGCCAGCAAATCGGCTGCGGCCATTGACCGGGCCAAGGCCCAGGGCCGCGCCGCCCTCATCGGATACCTGCCCGCCGGCTACCCCAGCGTCGCGGACACCATCGCGGCAGGCATCGCCCTCGCGGAAAACGGCGCGGACCTGATCGAAATCGGCATCCCGTACTCCGACCCGGTCATGGACGGCCCTGTTATCCAGGCCGCCACCACCGAGGCCCTGGCCAAGGGCTTCCACGTCCAGCAGGTCTTCGACGTCGTCCGCGGCATCACCAGCAAGACCGACGCCGCCGTGCTGGTCATGACCTACTGGAACCCCGTGGTCCGGATGGGCGTGGACGAATTTTCCCGCCAGCTGGCCGAAGCCGGGGGAGCCGGGCTCATCACCCCGGACCTGATCCCCGACGAAGCCTCCGAATGGATGGCAGCCTCGGACAAGTACGGCCTGGACCGGGTGTTCCTGGTCGCGCCCTCATCCTCGCCGGAGCGCATGAAGCGCACCGTCGAGGCTAGCCGCGGCTTTGTCTACGCGGTCTCGATCATGGGCGTCACCGGCGCCCGCACCTCGGTCAGTTCCGCGGCCCGGGACGTGGTTGCCGCCGCCCACGCTGCCGGCGCCGAACGCGTCTGCGTCGGGCTGGGCGTGTCCAATGCGGACCAGGTCCACGAGATCGCCGCCTACGCGGACGGTGTAATCGTTGGCACCGCGCTCGTCGTGGCCATCGGCGACGGCGGCGTGGATGCGGTAGCGTCCTTGACCAAAGACCTCAGCACCGGCCTTACCAGGGAAGAAGCCTAA
- the lgt gene encoding prolipoprotein diacylglyceryl transferase, which translates to MQSVLHAAAMIPASIPSPDWSGFDIPLPWGSLRIHAYALCILLGIIVGLWLTSVRWSKRGAPEGSVWDIAIWAIPFGIIGGRLYHVVSSPDAYFGPGFDGTGDLSLIPQLQRGGLGIWGAVLLGAVGAWIGCRKAGVKLSAFLDAAAPGLLLAQAIGRWGNYFNQELFGGPTTLPWGLQIDADNPNFPPGMAAETLFHPTFLYESLWSLAGVGILLLLDRKFHFRRARLFCLYAVYYTLGRVWIEAMRIDDAEQISLFGITTRLNVWTSIFVLIAALVAFILLGLRKPAEPDTAYLPGREPSDSDSPEAAGPEAAAAEADADSALKEPATVPAAGAGTVRHSDSAVSDSDPRGNLPDNQSGPGHVSAPAEASKESTGGTQPAKGTPAAGAPGHQATGTAPEAEGTK; encoded by the coding sequence ATGCAGTCAGTCCTCCACGCGGCGGCGATGATTCCCGCGAGCATTCCGAGCCCGGACTGGTCCGGCTTCGACATCCCGCTGCCGTGGGGGTCACTGCGCATCCATGCCTACGCGCTGTGCATCCTGCTGGGCATCATCGTCGGCCTGTGGCTTACCTCGGTGCGCTGGTCCAAGCGCGGCGCACCGGAGGGCAGCGTCTGGGACATTGCCATCTGGGCCATCCCCTTCGGCATCATCGGCGGCCGGCTGTACCACGTGGTGTCCTCACCGGACGCGTACTTCGGCCCCGGCTTCGACGGCACCGGTGACCTCTCCCTGATCCCGCAGCTCCAGCGCGGCGGGCTGGGGATCTGGGGCGCCGTGCTGCTGGGTGCCGTGGGTGCCTGGATCGGCTGCCGCAAGGCGGGGGTCAAGCTGAGCGCCTTCCTCGACGCTGCCGCGCCCGGGCTGCTGCTGGCCCAGGCGATCGGCCGCTGGGGCAACTACTTCAACCAGGAGCTCTTTGGCGGCCCCACCACCCTTCCGTGGGGCCTGCAGATCGACGCCGACAACCCGAACTTCCCGCCCGGCATGGCCGCGGAGACACTCTTCCACCCGACGTTCCTTTATGAATCCCTCTGGAGCCTGGCCGGCGTCGGGATCTTGCTGCTGCTGGACCGCAAGTTCCACTTCCGCCGCGCCCGCCTGTTCTGCCTCTACGCGGTCTACTACACCCTGGGCCGGGTCTGGATCGAAGCGATGCGGATCGACGACGCCGAGCAGATCAGCCTCTTCGGGATCACCACCAGGCTGAACGTCTGGACCAGCATCTTCGTCCTCATCGCCGCGCTGGTCGCCTTCATCCTGCTGGGCCTGCGGAAGCCCGCGGAGCCCGACACGGCCTACCTGCCGGGCCGCGAGCCGTCGGACAGCGACTCCCCGGAAGCCGCCGGCCCGGAGGCCGCCGCCGCGGAAGCCGACGCTGATTCGGCACTCAAGGAGCCGGCCACGGTTCCGGCCGCGGGCGCCGGAACTGTCCGCCATTCGGATTCTGCTGTCTCAGATAGTGATCCGCGTGGTAATCTCCCTGATAACCAAAGCGGTCCAGGCCACGTTTCCGCCCCAGCTGAAGCGTCCAAGGAATCCACTGGCGGCACCCAGCCCGCCAAGGGAACGCCGGCGGCCGGAGCACCCGGCCACCAGGCCACCGGAACCGCGCCGGAAGCTGAGGGCACCAAATAG